One Archangium violaceum genomic window, GCCTGTGTCTCCTCGTCTTCTTGATTCCCGCCGAACGGACGCCAGCCAGCCCTCCTGGTTGGGCGTGTTGGCCCTGGCTGTGCTCATGGCGCAATCCGCATGCATCACCACCGCGCCCGTGGCTCCCCACGCGGGCAACTTCAGTTACGACAACACAGCGAGCGCTACGTGCCGGCAGAACCCCGCGAACTGCGCAGCAGCCACAGGGAGGGACATCGAGTTCCCTCAACGCGTGAACACCGCGGCGGCCTCAATCGCCGCCACACTGAAGGTGCTGTTCGAGCAAGCAAAAGGTTCCATTGAGGAGAAACTGGTGGAGTGCGCCAACAACGCTCGCTCGACGGTACTCATCCGTCATCGCAAGGAATTCAAAGCGGACATTCCCAACGCCGAAGAATGCAGGCAAATGACCGAGAACAAAGGTCGGAAAATGTCATGGGCCCAGCGGCTCGGCGAAGAAATGCACGAGGTGGCCCGGGAATGTATCGACGCGGAATTGGGCGCGATGAGGAAGGGCCGCTACAGCCTGGAGCAGCGCTACCGCATCATCAACCTGAAGACAGGAGAGAAGAAGCTGGTCAGCGCAGAGGAAGAGGCGGCCTTGCTCGACTCTGGCAATGCCCGAGAACTCACGGGCACGTTGAAACCGGATGTCGTCATTCACGAGGGAGACCCCCTCAACGCGCAGGCCGCTTATGACTTCAAGTTCCCTTGCGTGAGCACGGATAGGGCACCGGACTGGAGGCAGTATCCCAAGGGGCATCCATTTGAAAACGAAACCCAGAAATCCGTCTACCAAAAATACATAGCGCTCTTTGTCGCGCGCGTCCTTCCTCGGCTGGGAATAGTCCCATGAGTACCACCTACCCACGAATCAGCCTTCGGACAGAGAATGGATACATCCTGGTCAAGGAGGGATTGACCGTCACCTTCTATATTCGCCGCTCTCACCAGGAGATCTCGCACTACATCAGTCGTTCGCTTGAATCCTACTTGCACGCGGTTGGCCCCAATTCGCTCGGCCTGTACGCCGATGAAGAGGGAGACTGGCTATTGCTCGACGAGGCTGGCTGGGCGGTCATTCGCAATGAATTGAACGACCCACACAGTGCCTATGTTCACTTGACCGATGCGTCGAGTCCGGAGCAAGGCTACCACTTCATCTATCAAGGCAGGAACCTGGACGCTCCGTTCCTCGTGAATGAACCCGGTGCGACATCCGCCGTCTCCTTCTGGCTGCCCAGTGAGTTTCTCGAGGAGCACGGACCGGGGCGGGTACGCGAGCTCGCGATGGAACTGGCCTCCCCCTTGCCCTTCTGCACTGGTTACGCCGGACTCTCCTTCAACGGCGTCACCAACCTGGCACAGATGCGGGGAGACGCGCCCAACCTGCGCTTCCGCTACCCGGGCATGGATGTTCCCGATATGAGCTGGGTCTCGTTACACATCGGCACCCAGGTGCGGGGCCCCTCCTGGCTGACCTTCCTCGGGCAGCCCGTTCTGGGAGAGTTGGGTGGCGTGTCCGGGCTACGCGCCCGGTTGCACCATCCGGAAACCACCGTCCAGGAGTTGGAGGGCGATAGGGCCGTTGTCTCCCTGGGGCCCTGGCCCGAGGCGGGTGACACTGAACAGGGGCAGGTACTACCTGCCTATCGGGAACTGGCTCGCGTGCTGGAGCCCTGGCTCTACCACGAGCCGCGTCTCCATGCCGTTCAGAGCATGGAGGACACGCGACGATGGGAACGACGATTCCTCGATTGACCCACCGCTTCAACCGGGGTGCGAACTCGCGGCCCGTATACCCTCACCCCGACCCTCTCCCAAAGGGAGAGGGAGGGAAGGAAGGTGTCAGCCCGGCATCAGGAAGCGGGCGATGACTCGCTTGAGGCCCACTCCCCCTCCGAACTCCACCGTCACCTTCGCGTTCGGTCCGTTGCCGTCCGCCGACACGATGCGCCCCATCCCGAACTGCTCGTGGCGCACCCTCATCCCACGCACGTCCCCACCCACTCCGTCCATGTCCGACGTCTGTGAGTAGGAGCGGTCCACGCGCGGCCCGTCGTCCTCGTCCGCCCAGTTGCGCTTGCGCGCCACCATCGGCGTGGACTTCGGCGATGGCGTCTCCAACTCCTGCTCCGCGAAGCCGAACAGCGACTGCGGCACCTCCCTCAGGAAGCGCGAGGGCGGGTTGTAGCGCAGCTCGCCGAACAGCGAGCGGCACTGCGCCAGGCTCACGAACAGCCGCCTGCGCGCTCGCGTGAAGCCCACGTAGCAGAGCCGCCTCTCCTCGGCCATCTCCTCCCCGTCCGGGTCCTCCGCCGCCAACGCTCGCGAGTGCGGGAACACCCCGTCCTCCATCCCCGTGATGAACACCGCGTCGAACTCGAGCCCCTTCGCCGCGTGCAGCGTCATCAGCGCCACCCGCCCCTCACCCACCTCCGCGTCCGCCTCGCCCACCAGACTGATCTGCTCCAGGAACGCGTTGAGCGGCGGCACGTCCGCCGTCAGCGGCGAGTCGTCCAGGCTCTCCTCCTCCAATGGCCGCTCGGGCACCTCCTCCTCACCCTCCTCGTCCCCCACCGAGGCCGCCGCCACCGCCGCCGCCGCACGGTTCAGGTCGAACTCCTGCGCCGCGCCCAGGAACTCGCGCAGGTTCTCCGCTCGCGACAGCGACTCGTCACTGCCCTCCGTCACGAGCGACTCCACCAGGTGCGACTCCTTCAGCATCTGGTCCACCGCGCTCGCCGCGTCCTTCGCCTCCTGCGCGAAGGC contains:
- a CDS encoding DUF3396 domain-containing protein, which translates into the protein MSTTYPRISLRTENGYILVKEGLTVTFYIRRSHQEISHYISRSLESYLHAVGPNSLGLYADEEGDWLLLDEAGWAVIRNELNDPHSAYVHLTDASSPEQGYHFIYQGRNLDAPFLVNEPGATSAVSFWLPSEFLEEHGPGRVRELAMELASPLPFCTGYAGLSFNGVTNLAQMRGDAPNLRFRYPGMDVPDMSWVSLHIGTQVRGPSWLTFLGQPVLGELGGVSGLRARLHHPETTVQELEGDRAVVSLGPWPEAGDTEQGQVLPAYRELARVLEPWLYHEPRLHAVQSMEDTRRWERRFLD